DNA from Borreliella garinii:
GAGCTGCTTGTCGGAATTTTCGACAAGCAAATTATATCTTGATATTAAAGCGTAAACCTTATCTTTTTTAAATCCCATGCTTTTGAACCACTGATAAAAAAGTCCGTTATATTGATTGTTGCCTTTTAATTTATCTTGAGTTTCTTTAAGTATCTTTCCAATTTTTGTATAAGTATTATTAAAAATATTGAAAATTTCATATTGCTTTGTTTTTAAAAAATCAGAAATATCTTTATCTAGTTTGCTGTAGTCAAAGTTTTTTCTTTCAATTGAAATAATTTCTTTTTTTTCGATATTTCCCGAATCGCTTGAAGATGTTTCTAATTTTTTTCCCATTAGAAACATTAAAGTTTCTAGATTGTCAGACATAGTTATTCCTCAATTTTGTCTATTATCTCTTTTGAGAGCTCTAAGAAATCTTTTGCAGCATTGCTTTCTTTGTCATATTCATATACAGGCATTTTTGCTTCTTGAGATTTTGAAATGGTTATATTTTTCCTTATTTTTGTATTTAAAAGTTTTTCTTTAAAAACTTTTTTTAATGAGCTTACATATTTTTCTTTACTTTTGTTTCTTATATCGTATTTGTTTATAAAAACACCTAAAATCTCCAAATTTGTATTTATTTGCTTTACTGTATTTATTGTATCTATTAGTTGATTGATACCTTCAAATGCAAAAAATTCTGTTTCAATTGGTATTAATAAATAATTACTTGCAATAAGGGCATTTATAGTTAATATTGAAAGTGTAGGAGGGCAGTCGATAATGATAAAATCGTATTTATCTTTTTCATATAATGTTAATGCATTTTTTAAAAAATTTTCCCTTGAGAGCTCATTTATTAATTCTTTTTCGAGCAAAGCTAATTTTATACTAGATGGGATTATGTCTAATTCAAAATGATTTAAAGGTTTGACCTTAATTTTTTTATTAATAAGTTCATAACTTGAATTTTCGGCTATATATTCTGAAGTGTTTGTGCCGCTAGTAGAGTTTCCTTGTGAATCAATATCTATTAGAAGAATTTTTTTGTTAAGGAGGGTCATTGAATAAGAAATATTAATAGCGCTTGTAGTTTTTCCTACTCCCCCTTTTTGATTAATTACAGATATTATTTTCATATAAATTTTCTCTTTTTATTTGGTTTTGTTTTTATATTTTAAAACATAAATGGCAAAAATAATAATACTTTAAAGTAGTTTTTAAATATTTGATTATTTGGCATATATATATTATTCTTTATGAAACTTGAAAATTTCTTGAATTAAACCATTTTTTATAAAAAATTCCGATATTTTTTGTTTATTTTTTGTTTTAAATTTAATTGAAGTGTTTATTTTGTTTGAAAAGTTTGAATCTGTTATTTCTATTTCAAGTTTATTTTTCATTTTTAATAGTAAATTGTATTGGTTGTAATTTAAATTTAAACTTAGAGTTTCTAATTCCTCTTTTTCTATTATAGGCGTATTTTTAATAACTTCTTTAGCAGACTTATAATATGCTTTAATTAGCCCCCCTCTACCAAGTAAAGTTCCTCCAAAATATCGTAATGTGATTATTAAGGTATCAGTTAAATTGTTGTGTATTATAGCATCTAATGTGGGTTTTCCGGCTGTTAAATTGGGCTCTCTGTCATCACTCATTCCGTGGAGGAATGAGTTCTTGTTTCCAATTCTAAATCCATAAACTACATGTGTAGCATTTTTAAATTTTATTTTATATTTTTTAATAGTTTTATTTATATCTTCTTTTTTTTCAATATTTAAAATATATGAAACAAAGATAGATTTTTTTATTTCAATTTTAGAATTACTATTGTTTTTGGGCACGAATATCATATAGCGTAAGTATACTATTTTTTTTAGATATTGCAGTATTTATTGTTTATGTATATTATTAATAGTGTTTGTTTTTATTATTGATTATTATAAAGTATGGTCAAAAAAGGGGTTTTAAATGATATCAGGCTTGAATCCAACATTAAGGTTATTCAAAGATCATAAAATACTTTATTCTAACATGGAAAGGGGATTAAAGCCTCTTTTAGAGGTAGATAATTTTATCAACAAGTATATTCAGAATAAAGAAGGGCTTGAGATTTATGATAAAGTTGTGGGCAAGGCGGCGGCTATTATTATTTATAATATAGGTCTTCAAAATGTTCAAGCTGGGGTTGTTTCTCAACCTGCAAAGGATTTTTTAGAAAGTAGGGGAATAAAAGTAGCTTATAAAAAATTGGTGGAAAAAATAAATGACAAGGCAGAAAACTTGATTGAAAGCTTGGAAAATCCCGAAGAGGTTTATAAATATATGATTAAAAGAGGCATTATAGTTAATAATTTATAAATTATTAAAATAATTAAGCTTAGTTTTAGCTAACTATGTGACTTTGAGTATACGGTGATAATTAGGGCTATATTGTATATTAATATTATTAAGTTCCCCCAATTTAGGTAAAAATTGTTTTTATCATAGTTAAAGATCCAAATTCCAGCATAAACGCCCAAAAATCCTCCTATAGAAGATGTAAACATAATTAAATTAGGTTCGATTGTATGTTGATTAATTTTGTTTTGATTCTCTTTAGCATTAGGTTGTTCGGTAAATTTACTGTCAATAAAAATCATGGCAAAACCTGCAAGAGTAATGCATAGAAAATAAATTACAAATATTTTTCTAATTAATGCAAACATAAATTTTCCCTTTCTTTTAACTTTTTGATCATTAATACTTAATGATATAACTAAGTGTAATACAAAAGCAAGTATTTTGATAGACATATAAAATATAGCTTATAGATTGTTCTATTTAGTGAATAAAGGATTTTAGAATTTTATCATTAAGAAAGATACTTTTAATATATTTATTTTTGTTTTTTGGAGGAATTAAAAGGGGTTATGTTATACATTGTGGGTACGCCAATAGGCAATTTAGAAGATATTACTTATAGAGCGGTTGATGTTTTAAAATCGGTAAATGTTATTTTTGCAGAAGATACAAGAGTCACTATTAAGCTTTTGTCGCGATATAAAATTAATAAAAAAATGATTTCTTGTAATGCCGCAACAGAAAATAAAAAGATAAGATTACTATTGGATTATTTAGCAAAAGGAGATTCTGTTGCTTTTGTTAGTGATGCCGGTACTCCAGGCCTTAGTGATCCTGGTAGTCTGTTAGTTGCCGCTGCTTTTCGAGAGGGATATAAAGTTTGTCCAATTCCTGGAGTAAGCTCTTTTAATACGATTGTAAGCGTTAATCCTTTTAGGGATAAGTCAGTGCTTTTCGAGGGATTTTTGCCTAACAAGGGTCTTAAAAGATTTAAAAGAATTGCTGAGCTATATAAAAGGGGTGATGCATTTGTGTTGCTTGAATCTGGTCATCGACTTTTGAAATTGCTTGTTGAAATTTCTTCCGTTAGTTTAGATGCTAAGATTCTTATTGGTCGAGAGATGACAAAAATTTATGAAGAATATCAAATTGGCAAGCCCTTAGAATTAAAAAATTATTTTGAATCAAGTAAGGAGAAGGTTAAAGGAGAATTTACTATTTTAGTCAGTAGAAGTTGTTCATAATAAATGTTTTCTATTTAGATATTAAAACTTTATTTATTTTTGGTTTTACCCTATTGATTTATTATGTTATAATTAAGTTTTAATAGGGGTTTTTATGAAAATTTATTTAGCTTCTCCATTTTTTAATGAAGAGCAAATTAAGCTGAGGGATGAGGTTTTAAAATTTCTTGAAGAGTTTAATTTAGATGTATTTTCTCCAGAGCATCATGCTGTCAAAAAGATGGGACTGCTTGAAAAGGTTGATTATAAGTTTGCCAATAGAGACATAAGAGAGAAAGTAAGAGAAATAGACTTAAAAGAGTTAGTTAGTAGTGACATTGTCTTAGCTTTGGTTAATTATGTTGATGCAGGCACGGCTTATGAGAGGGGATTTGCCTTTGCTAAAAAAATACCAAGCATAGATTTTTTTAAAGACAAAAAAGATTCTGATTTTTATAATTTGATGTATAGCGATTGTAATGCATCTTTTTCTAATTACAAGGATCTTAGGGAAGGAATTTTGACTTTTAAAGAATTGTGGATTAAGTTTAAAGGAGATAATGAAAGTTTTAGGACTTTCTTCGATTATTTAAAAGCTAAATTAGGGGATAAATTGAAAAAAATTCTTACAACTTTACCTGTTAATGAAAAATGTGGTTGTTAATGCTTTTATCATGGTTGAGTAATAAAATTTATTTTTTATGTTTTTGTGTTAATAAAATAATGCAAAAGTATTGACAATATGATTCTTATTTTGTTAAACTCTTAAAAGTCGAAATGATTATTGGAAGATGA
Protein-coding regions in this window:
- a CDS encoding ParA family protein, which encodes MKIISVINQKGGVGKTTSAINISYSMTLLNKKILLIDIDSQGNSTSGTNTSEYIAENSSYELINKKIKVKPLNHFELDIIPSSIKLALLEKELINELSRENFLKNALTLYEKDKYDFIIIDCPPTLSILTINALIASNYLLIPIETEFFAFEGINQLIDTINTVKQINTNLEILGVFINKYDIRNKSKEKYVSSLKKVFKEKLLNTKIRKNITISKSQEAKMPVYEYDKESNAAKDFLELSKEIIDKIEE
- a CDS encoding YigZ family protein, with translation MIFVPKNNSNSKIEIKKSIFVSYILNIEKKEDINKTIKKYKIKFKNATHVVYGFRIGNKNSFLHGMSDDREPNLTAGKPTLDAIIHNNLTDTLIITLRYFGGTLLGRGGLIKAYYKSAKEVIKNTPIIEKEELETLSLNLNYNQYNLLLKMKNKLEIEITDSNFSNKINTSIKFKTKNKQKISEFFIKNGLIQEIFKFHKE
- a CDS encoding DUF1893 domain-containing protein translates to MISGLNPTLRLFKDHKILYSNMERGLKPLLEVDNFINKYIQNKEGLEIYDKVVGKAAAIIIYNIGLQNVQAGVVSQPAKDFLESRGIKVAYKKLVEKINDKAENLIESLENPEEVYKYMIKRGIIVNNL
- the rsmI gene encoding 16S rRNA (cytidine(1402)-2'-O)-methyltransferase is translated as MLYIVGTPIGNLEDITYRAVDVLKSVNVIFAEDTRVTIKLLSRYKINKKMISCNAATENKKIRLLLDYLAKGDSVAFVSDAGTPGLSDPGSLLVAAAFREGYKVCPIPGVSSFNTIVSVNPFRDKSVLFEGFLPNKGLKRFKRIAELYKRGDAFVLLESGHRLLKLLVEISSVSLDAKILIGREMTKIYEEYQIGKPLELKNYFESSKEKVKGEFTILVSRSCS
- a CDS encoding nucleoside 2-deoxyribosyltransferase, coding for MKIYLASPFFNEEQIKLRDEVLKFLEEFNLDVFSPEHHAVKKMGLLEKVDYKFANRDIREKVREIDLKELVSSDIVLALVNYVDAGTAYERGFAFAKKIPSIDFFKDKKDSDFYNLMYSDCNASFSNYKDLREGILTFKELWIKFKGDNESFRTFFDYLKAKLGDKLKKILTTLPVNEKCGC